The nucleotide sequence ATCTCCCCACACTCATCTCATACCTGCCCCAGGAATCTGAACAGCCCATGGTCATTCTCTCAGGAAGTGCCACCATTGTGAGGCTCCCCAGGGAACCAACCTGCCTCATCCTCTCTGCCATGACTCCATCCCAGTCAGCCCCACCCTCTGTCAGCCTCTGGGCCAACCCTCCTtccactctctcttccctctctgctcttGACCACTGCCCTTGGGGGACATGTCCTTGCTGGTGTCCCTCACCATTCACcctcttaaacacacacacacacacacactgaagcCAGGGTGCTCTGGCTAAGATGGATGCAGGATCCGATCTCCCCTTGCTAAAACCATCACTTCTCTCTATTGCTCTTCACGACCTGGGCCTACCTCTGCACTCAACCCTGACCCCCACCGCCTTGCATGCCTACCCTGAGCACTGAACAGAGTGTCACTTCCCACTCCTACTGTGCCTGTCATTGTGCCTTTGCCCAAGCTGTCTTCTCTCTGAATCACCCTCCTTTCCCCCATGCTGGATGGAGATCCCCTCCTTTGCATTGCCATAACACTGTGGAAGTCACTTGCCCATAGAACTCGCCATCCAGAGCTTTACTGCCAAGGAGAATTGACAAACCGAGGGTGCCGGGGCCTGATGCTCCAATGCCATTCATGAAAGGGTCTAACATTTGTTCTCTCGTGGGTAAGAAGGTATCATAGTTGAACAGCAGGCACCTTTGCCAGCAAATCACTTTAGAGGGCACTGACAAGGCCTGCAGACCTCCCTGCCAGTGGCCAGGTACACTCCTTGATGAGGGGCTGAGATGGAAAAAATGTAAGCATCCATCCCTTTCTGGCATCAGTGGTCAAATATGCATGTTGACGGCCTGGTACCTGGCAAGGGACACCTGGCTAACATCCATGTATGATATCAAAGGACAATGCAGGGCTGGGGAATAGGAGGGTTGTCATGGTAGCATGATGGGCAATTGTGGAAGGAAATTTGAAATGGATGTGATTGGCACAGGCCCATATCAGCCTGACAAGTGATTCCTCTCTCAGTTTGGGCAGAAAAGTGACAGCTGTGAGGGCTGATtcgtagcatttgccaatttccacgGTGTAAATACTCCACCATCACTGGATTTCAAACTACCAAGAGTTTAACAACCAGCTCGAAAAAGTCTTGAAACTTAGCAGTTAGCTCTGGGAAGCCAGTATCCTCTGGCGCTGACACAACACCGCCCCCTGGGTTCGTGATGACAAAGAGTGAGAAGCATCTTAGGTTTCTTGAACCTGCCTGAAATCAGCTGCACCTGTTCACCAAGAATAAGCAAGCACAACAGACAACAGAGTAAACGGGACGTGAGTCCTGCCCTCTGTCCCTCTCAGAGAGGGGTGTCTGCGTCCTACTTTAGGTTGACCCAGCAGCAGCCCTCAGACAAAGATTCAAGTGGAAGTAGTTAGTTGGGAGGCAATCACAGAAAGCACCAGCAGGAGCGTGGAGAAGTAAGACAGGGCAGGAACAGAGGTCAGAAGGGGACGTGTTCACGGACAGCTCGTTGCTGTGGGCAACAGGGGCATGACCCAGCTGGGGACCTCTGGGAGGTGTAACACATCTTGGAGTGGGTCCACCCcaggagtgaggaagggaagatATTTTCTCACCAACTCTGACCTATCGTTGGTTGAGGCTGCTCCCTGGAGTACCAACTCCCCAGTACTTCCAGTCTGTCCCACTGCAAAGAGCCACAGGTGCTTCAGGTCAGCTAACGATGGTGAGTGGGCAGGACATGGGCAGTGTCTGAAATGCACAGTGTGACGGAGATGTGACCTGTGTATCACTCTGCATGTGTCTCCTTGCCAGAGCTCCTCACCCGACTGAGCaggattcttatttttaatggtaCAAAATTTGTGTACCATTCGATCCTACACAAGAGCCCACAACTTAGATCTGCTACCCAGCTAAAGAAACAGTAATCTTTCTCAACGCCAGAGGAAAAGCCAGGTGTGGTGGGCAGTTCAAATTTTCAGGGGGAATTGGAACTTTGCGGGCTCTGTACCAGCAGGCTGACCTTAGAACCCAGTCAGCCAGGAAAGTGCTCGGCATGTCTGTGAGTGTGTAACAGAATGCCTGGCCGCACCCTCCACTGCCACCTCCATGTGAGCAGGACCAGCTCCGTAGCATCCCCACCTCCCCTGCACACACAGTGGATCTCAAGTCCCACTGGGTGTTCAAGAGGAGGGTGGGAGGTACGTGAAGGACATGGAGTGGGACCCTGAGAATGGAGACGCTCTCGTGGACTCTTGGCCCTGCCGCCTCACCCCATGTCCTCCTGGATGGAACAGCTGCCCCATCCATCTCTGTTttctgcatgcacacacacacacacacacacacatataaactcAGGACTTCCCAGAGTTAAGGACTCGGTTGGCCGTGTTAATTGGGAGAAGGCAAGACAGATGAAATGGAAGCCTGGAGGAAATTGCTCTcacaagaatttatttatttatttatttatttatttatttgaggaagattagccctgagctaacatctgtgcccatcttcctctaccttatatgtggaacacctgccacagcatggcttgccaagtgagccgtgtcctcacccgggatcagaaccagtgaaccccgggctgccaaagcggaacaggAAAactttgctgcgccactgggctggccccaagaattcATTTTTCAGTATCCTGAAGCCTGAGCCAGGGCAAGCAGACCCTAGGATGCTAGAAGGAGCTTAGGTCGAGTAATAATCCTGATACCATGACGAGTTGCTTCACTCTTGTCACGAATCATCTGCTGATGTCTCTGGATAAGGCTACCCACGCTGTGAAATCTTTTGACACGCTGGGGCTGTGAACCAGGAGGAAACAGGCTCCTTGTGGGGGCTGGACCCAGGTCAAGACGAGACCCTTCCCCACCAAGACACCCCTCTTCTTGGGATACCTCAGGAGACTTGGCACCCCAGTTCACCCTCTGGCTCTGATCTTAGAAGCATCTGAATGAAGCCCTACGCACACAAACAGTTGAGGACTCTGAAGCCTGGAGAGGATAAGGGgcttcccagggtcacacagcccatCCAGCAAAGTGGGACAGGAGCATGGGCTGAAAGCTCATTACTCTAAGTCCGTGGCTTCAAACGTCAGCAGGAGTCAGAATCCCTGGGtggcttgttaaaatacaaattgtgGGGCTCAGCCCCAGAGTCTGCTTCAGTAGGTctggtggggcctgagaatctgcatttgtGACAAGCTCTCAGGcaaggaccacattttgagaactgctAATTTAAGGAATTGCAGAGCCAGTCCTGAGACCTGGGGCTCAGGTGGAGGGAGGAGCCCAGGGTAGGAGGGGCTTTCTCTGATGGGGCAGTGGGTATTTGGTCCATAGGATGTTCCACGCATCACCTCCCCATCAGGACCTACAACCCAGATTGGCCACTCACCTCATCACAGCTGGCGTCGAAGTAGTCCTTGACTGGGTCCAGGATGACTGTCCCCACACACTGTTTCACCAGCTGCGAAGGGCAGGCTCCAGGTCACACTGGAAGCCCGGTGCTGTAACCTCCCAGTCTCACCCCAGTGGCTGGAAATGTTTCCCACAGGCCTCATGTTCAGCTCCTTGGGAGGGATCTGCCAGCATCCTTTTCCCCTAGGCTCCAACCTTACCCCATTCTCCTTGAAGTCACACTGCTCTGGTGTCTGCTTCATTATCCTGGGGCACACAGTTTCCTTCACCATGAAGCTCACAGGTTTTGGGGTATCAGAGTCCTTGTCCTGGTTAGGGGAGAAAATGGGGTGGCCAGGCTCAGGCATATGCTTGCCATCTCCGTCTGTTTCCTAGCCTACCTTCCACCAAAACAGTTGCCTTTCAacagcccctactgtgtgcccggCGCTGGGCTTGGTGCTGGGgtacagagaggaggaggaaggacacATCCCTTCCCTCAGCAAGCAAACAGAGAGGCGGAGAGGACCTCAGATCAGCTGTGATGAGGAACATGCCCCTCTGAGGGGGCTGAGGGAAATCAGAGTCGTCCTGGAGAAAAGGACATTGTTACTGGAACCTCACGGATTAGTAGAGCCCTTCCCTGTGAGGGAGACAAAGGAGTCCAGAGCAGACATAAAGCAGAGAAGCCACAGCCTGGCTTCAAAGACCCCTCGTGTCCCTGGAACTCCCAGAAGTCCCTGAAGCCTGAGTGTGGTTGTGAGTGGGGGGACCTCTTCCCACAGTAGAGATCTAAGGCAGCAAGCTCTCATGCTGAGAGGGGACGCAGCTCTGGGAAGGTTTCCTGAGATGTGGGACCACACTTAAAGGGAGAAGTGCCTTCCTGACAGGAGGGACAGCCTGAGCAAAGGGAGAGACAGTGTGGCCAGAGCAGAccttccctccccactgccccctcccaggcTCACTCCCTTGGGCAGCGGGTCCAGCTCCAGGAGGCGGTAGAGATTCTCATCTGAGGACCGCTGGTTGAGGCCATCCACGGCACGGAGCACGGCCTCCTTGTAGCTGAGGGCCTGAGTGGTGGCCGGAGGGATCACCAGGCCCAGTAGAAGTAGCAACGGTGACCATCTACCCAGGCAACGGGTGTTCCTCTGGGTCTCCATGGTCCCCAACTCTGTCTCCTCCCAGCCTACAAGATCCTCCTGTATGTGCAGCCTGGGGCTGATGCAAAGGCAGAACCAGGAGGCTTCTGACCCACCCCATCACTGGCAGCCTGCCAGGATGAGGCCTGGGTTTCCCTCAGCCCTTGCTGTTGCCTCATCGGGCTTCCTGGACAGTAGGCAAGATATATCTTATGTGTAAGTGAAGAAATGTTTCCTCCATCTCTGTGACAAGGTCTTGGCCTCTCCTGGGCCACGCTGGGGAGTGTCACAGTCAGGGTTGCTTAAGAGGGTTCAGTCCTCCATGAGAGGAAGGGAGCCAGGCACGTATCCTAtatccttctcccctccccaccagggccTCCTCAGAAACCAGGTTATTACTGTGTATACACCACTAAATGTCCACCTCTAGGCACTGCAGGGCACCCAGCAGGCACCCAGTTCATAGCTGATGAATGAATAACAGTAACCCCCCTCCTCTGGAGCCTCACCCACCCAGCCAGTTCCAAGGGAGACTTTCAAGGCCACACCATCCCGTTCTCTGGACCCAGCCCTCAGCTAGTTCAGGGGTTTGGGACCATCTGTCTCCTCTCCTGGATTCTTGACCACTGCTTTTCTCAGTCTAAAAATATCCCAGCCCCTACCAGATGTGGCCTATTGTCCTGGCCCCTCCTCAACCCAGCCTGAGGAAGGGTCATCTACACTCGTTGACCCACTTCTTCACTCTCTCACACTCAAGGCCTCTGCAGGCTGCTCTGCCCTCACTGGACCCTGTGGCCACTCTCAAGCCTTGTCTTTACCTATGCAGGTTCT is from Equus przewalskii isolate Varuska chromosome 15, EquPr2, whole genome shotgun sequence and encodes:
- the LOC103556035 gene encoding protegrin-2-like — its product is METQRNTRCLGRWSPLLLLLGLVIPPATTQALSYKEAVLRAVDGLNQRSSDENLYRLLELDPLPKGDKDSDTPKPVSFMVKETVCPRIMKQTPEQCDFKENGLVKQCVGTVILDPVKDYFDASCDEPQRVKRFHSVGSLIQRHQQMIRDKSEATRHGIRIITRPKLLLAS